The following coding sequences lie in one Candidatus Phytoplasma solani genomic window:
- a CDS encoding inorganic diphosphatase, with protein MNILHNINPKRITKEEFIVVIEIPQGSKKKYEIDKETGMLLLDRFLTTSFRYPANYGFIPLTHCDDNDPLDVLVLTQESLTPLTLVKCRPLGVIKMIDNYELDEKILAVPVADISCQNWYDLPDIPVSLLDEIKHFFQNYKALEKKSVIIENIKGKQEAFQAIEKSILTYQTTIKPHLKKD; from the coding sequence ATGAATATATTGCACAACATTAACCCAAAAAGAATTACCAAAGAAGAATTTATAGTGGTGATCGAAATCCCTCAAGGGAGCAAAAAAAAATACGAAATCGATAAGGAAACAGGGATGTTATTGTTGGATCGCTTTTTGACAACTTCCTTTCGCTATCCTGCTAATTATGGTTTTATTCCTTTAACTCATTGTGATGATAATGATCCTTTAGATGTCTTGGTTTTGACCCAAGAAAGTCTAACTCCTTTGACTTTGGTCAAATGTCGTCCTTTGGGAGTTATTAAAATGATTGATAACTATGAATTAGATGAAAAGATCTTGGCAGTTCCTGTAGCGGATATCTCTTGTCAAAACTGGTATGATTTGCCAGATATTCCCGTTTCTTTGTTAGATGAAATCAAACATTTTTTTCAAAATTACAAAGCTTTGGAAAAGAAAAGTGTCATAATCGAAAACATCAAAGGCAAACAAGAAGCTTTTCAAGCAATTGAAAAAAGCATTTTAACTTATCAAACAACTATTAAACCGCATTTAAAAAAAGATTAA
- a CDS encoding RNA methyltransferase, with the protein MITSKKNPTFKKLKKLKAKKYRDLYQQFLIYGTHLIEQAQKNIDQFDKSQIIEIYTSSSEAKGTFMTQTLMKELSQTKTVFSQIALCSFPLASVSLSDKILVLEDIQDPANLGTLLRSALAFGFETVFVSFHSADFYHEKTIRASQGAIFELTLKRGNLQNFLEELKRMDYQIFSTSAHKTNFDIQIAKTYRKKVLILGNEGAGVSSGIEALCDGLLNIKTQKVESLNVAMAGSILMHLL; encoded by the coding sequence ATGATTACTTCAAAGAAAAATCCAACTTTCAAAAAATTAAAAAAATTAAAAGCTAAAAAATATCGTGATTTATATCAACAATTTTTAATATATGGCACACATTTAATCGAGCAAGCACAAAAGAATATCGACCAATTTGACAAAAGTCAAATAATTGAAATATATACTTCTTCTTCTGAAGCAAAAGGAACTTTTATGACTCAAACTTTGATGAAGGAATTATCGCAAACTAAAACTGTTTTTAGTCAAATAGCTCTTTGTAGTTTCCCTTTGGCAAGTGTTTCTTTAAGTGATAAAATTCTAGTCTTAGAAGACATTCAAGACCCTGCTAATTTGGGAACTTTATTGCGAAGTGCTTTAGCTTTTGGATTTGAGACTGTTTTTGTCAGTTTTCATAGTGCTGATTTTTATCATGAAAAAACTATCCGCGCTAGCCAAGGAGCCATCTTTGAATTGACTCTAAAAAGAGGCAATCTGCAAAACTTTTTAGAAGAGTTAAAACGCATGGATTATCAAATTTTTAGCACATCAGCTCATAAAACTAATTTTGATATACAAATAGCCAAAACATATCGCAAAAAAGTTTTAATTTTAGGCAACGAAGGAGCGGGGGTATCGTCTGGAATTGAAGCTCTTTGTGATGGATTGTTAAATATCAAAACTCAAAAAGTAGAAAGCCTCAATGTAGCTATGGCTGGTAGTATTTTGATGCATCTTTTGTGA
- the thiI gene encoding tRNA uracil 4-sulfurtransferase ThiI, whose translation MKQKRILIRFGELFLKGKNKIFFIQKLKRLLQNKTKDLVGVNLEVKYDYAYLDYHATLETEVLKRLSYVSGISSFVIVTKASKNIDDIVKKACLLLQEKVKKPALFKIETIRKDKCFHLTSIEVTQKLAPLILNFFKSLLQVNVKNPEVILNIEIRKDEVYLYLKNEQQKALGGFPNSSAGKGLAFLSGGIDSPVAAYLAMKKGIAVELFHFDSSPLTPLESVQKVIDLAKILCRYATNSQIKLHLVPFRALQEVISKKVSDPYIINIMRRMMYRLGNEFAHNNNHLCLINGESVGQVASQTLESMQTTSNVTNINILRPLATMDKSEIIKIAQKIDTFDISIRAFPDCCTIYLPEKPVTRPTIQKAKREETSLDYSDLLKTALEQTITLKIQQHLDFNILDFGFYDVKEAIDNFCKQNPEQKLVFKR comes from the coding sequence ATGAAGCAAAAAAGAATTTTAATACGGTTTGGTGAATTGTTCCTAAAAGGCAAAAATAAAATATTTTTTATTCAAAAATTAAAACGACTTTTACAAAACAAAACCAAAGATCTAGTGGGGGTCAATTTAGAAGTCAAATATGATTATGCTTATCTAGATTATCATGCTACTTTAGAAACTGAAGTTTTGAAAAGATTATCTTACGTTTCAGGCATTTCTTCTTTTGTTATAGTAACAAAAGCGAGCAAAAATATCGATGATATTGTCAAAAAAGCTTGTTTATTGTTGCAAGAAAAAGTCAAAAAACCGGCTTTATTCAAAATTGAGACGATCAGAAAAGATAAATGCTTCCATTTGACTAGCATAGAAGTAACTCAAAAACTTGCTCCTTTAATTTTAAATTTTTTCAAAAGTTTATTACAAGTCAATGTCAAAAATCCGGAAGTTATTTTAAATATCGAAATTAGAAAAGACGAAGTTTATCTTTATTTAAAAAATGAACAACAAAAAGCTTTGGGTGGCTTTCCTAACTCTTCTGCCGGAAAGGGGCTAGCTTTTTTAAGTGGAGGGATCGATTCTCCGGTGGCAGCTTATTTAGCGATGAAAAAAGGGATTGCAGTTGAATTATTTCATTTTGATTCAAGCCCCCTCACTCCCTTAGAGTCGGTGCAAAAGGTTATTGATTTGGCTAAAATTTTATGTCGTTATGCTACCAACAGTCAAATTAAATTACATCTAGTCCCGTTTCGTGCTTTACAAGAAGTTATTAGCAAAAAAGTTTCTGATCCTTATATTATTAACATTATGCGTCGAATGATGTATCGTTTAGGTAACGAATTTGCGCACAACAACAATCATTTATGTTTGATTAACGGCGAATCGGTCGGACAAGTAGCTAGCCAAACTTTAGAAAGCATGCAAACGACTTCTAATGTTACAAATATCAACATTTTAAGACCTTTAGCGACGATGGATAAAAGCGAAATTATTAAAATCGCTCAAAAAATTGATACTTTTGATATTTCAATTCGAGCCTTTCCGGATTGTTGCACCATTTATCTCCCTGAAAAACCTGTCACCAGGCCAACTATTCAAAAAGCCAAAAGAGAAGAGACCTCTTTGGACTATTCTGATTTATTAAAAACTGCCTTAGAACAAACTATTACTTTAAAAATTCAACAACATTTGGATTTTAACATTTTAGATTTTGGTTTTTATGATGTCAAAGAAGCGATTGATAATTTTTGCAAGCAAAATCCGGAACAAAAATTGGTTTTCAAAAGATAA